The following coding sequences are from one Triticum dicoccoides isolate Atlit2015 ecotype Zavitan chromosome 4A, WEW_v2.0, whole genome shotgun sequence window:
- the LOC119288283 gene encoding putrescine hydroxycinnamoyltransferase 1-like, with the protein MAAGEEEVLVVESCFVTPAVDTPREALWLSPLDIMLARRGYTPLVHFYRPCVDQTSAQDFFDVTRLKSALGKALVAFYPMAGRLRVGVHGRLEIDCNGKGMLFLVAYSRLTIDDFRDLKPSSKLRRLFVPRMDDSSDILCATQVTFFKCGGVALGTATHQGAMDGTAAFHFFQTWSAFSRDGDRDVVKFPYLDRTLLCARDPPIIHPDTLSLFCLKTTNLSRPPAPGPVVVNEVFTLCKDQISALKHMCGGGRVSTFSAVSAYMWRCMCLARRLPPDSTTRLEFPANFRRSIAPPLPDGYLGNAMLQVSVADKTWDVVSRDLAHVAHRIRDTLGRVNDELVRSAVDYLELDLAERDNRPAIGVLPATDLCVVSWLGMPLYDVDFGWGKPLAMLRAEQNRRGFVLMMNGARGDGTVRLSMCIEAVILKEFERLFYTELHSKVYSKF; encoded by the exons ATGGCCGCCGGTGAGGAGGAGGTGCTGGTGGTAGAGTCGTGCTTTGTAACGCCGGCCGTAGACACACCTAGAGAAGCGCTCTGGCTCTCGCCACTCGACATCATGCTGGCCAGAAGAGGCTACACCCCTCTCGTCCACTTCTACCGTCCTTGTGTCGACCAAACCAGTGCCCAAGACTTCTTTGACGTGACTAGGTTGAAGAGTGCGCTGGGCAAGGCTCTTGTGGCCTTCTACCCCATGGCCGGGCGGCTCAGGGTGGGCGTCCATGGCAGGTTGGAGATCGACTGCAACGGTAAGGGCATGCTCTTTCTTGTGGCCTACTCTCGTCTCACCATCGATGACTTCCGCGACTTGAAGCCATCATCAAAGCTAAGGAGGTTGTTTGTTCCCCGCATGGACGACTCATCCGACATCTTGTGCGCCACCCAG GTGACATTCTTCAAGTGTGGTGGAGTGGCCTTAGGGACGGCGACGCACCAAGGCGCGATGGACGGCACTGCCGCGTTTCACTTCTTCCAGACATGGTCAGCCTTCTCCAGGGATGGCGACCGGGACGTGGTGAAGTTCCCCTATCTTGACCGCACACTCTTGTGCGCGCGCGACCCACCCATTATTCATCCGGACACCCTCTCCCTATTCTGCCTCAAGACAACCAACttgtcccggccgccggcgccgggGCCTGTCGTCGTCAACGAGGTTTTCACCCTCTGCAAGGATCAAATTTCCGCTCTTAAGCACATGTGTGGTGGCGGCCGCGTGAGCACCTTCAGCGCCGTGAGCGCATACATGTGGCGGTGCATGTGCTTAGCCCGGCGGCTTCCGCCAGACTCCACGACGCGCCTCGAGTTCCCGGCCAACTTCCGACGCAGCATTGCGCCGCCGCTCCCGGACGGCTACTTGGGCAACGCGATGTTGCAAGTAAGCGTCGCCGACAAAACGTGGGACGTCGTCTCGCGCGATCTGGCCCACGTCGCGCACCGGATCAGAGACACTCTCGGCCGGGTGAACGATGAGCTGGTGCGTTCGGCGGTAGACTACCTCGAGCTCGACCTGGCAGAAAGGGACAACCGCCCGGCTATCGGCGTTCTGCCAGCGACGGACCTGTGTGTGGTCAGCTGGCTCGGCATGCCCTTGTACGATGTGGATTTCGGCTGGGGAAAGCCGTTGGCTATGCTGCGTGCCGAACAAAACCGCCGAGGTTTCGTGCTCATGATGAACGGCGCGCGGGGGGATGGCACCGTGCGCCTGTCCATGTGCATAGAGGCTGTAATTCTCAAGGAGTTCGAGCGTTTGTTCTATACAGAGCTCCACAGCAAGGTGTATTCCAAGTTCTAg
- the LOC119288284 gene encoding protein CWC15 homolog: protein MTTAARPTWAPAKGGNEQGGTRIFGPSGKYSSRDLAAHTSLKPRKEGQQTQEEVQKRNLRDELEERERKHFSSKDKSYVDERDRRKSSSLLLEGSKRDEDKIVPREIDADDSDVELKSDDESDDDDDDDDTEALMAELERIKKERAEDRLRKERQQAEEEAKMKEAELMRGNPLINMNNSGSFNVKRRWDDDVVFKNQARGETKTPKRFINDTIRSDFHRKFLHRYMK from the exons atgacgACGGCGGCGCGGCCGACGTGGGCGCCGGCGAAGGGCGGGAACGAGCAGGGGGGCACCCGCATCTTCGGGCCCTCCGGGAAGTACTCCTCCCGCGACCTCGCCGCCCACACCTCCCTCAAGCCCAG AAAAGAGGGGCAACAAACTCAAGAGGAGGTACAGAAGAGGAATCTTAGGGATGAACTTGAGGAGCGTGAACGCAAGCACTTCTCGTCAAAGGATAAGTCCTATGTTG ACGAGAGGGACCGGCGAAAAAGTTCAAGCCTGCTCTTAGAAG GTTCAAAACGGGATGAGGATAAGATAGTTCCACGTGAAATTGATGCAGATGACTCTGACGTGGAACTCAAAAGTGATGATGAAAG cgacgatgatgacgacgacgatgacacTGAGGCACTAATGGCAGAGCTTGAAAGGATTAAAAAAGAAAGAGCTGAGGACAGGCTTAGAAAG GAGCGTCAACAAGCAGAAGAAGAGGCCAAGATGAAGGAGGCTGAGCTGATGCGAGGAAACCCACTGATCAATATGAATAACTCCGGCTCCTTCAATGTTAAGAGAAG GTgggatgatgatgttgtattcaagaACCAGGCTCGTGGAGAGACCAAGACACCGAAACGGTTCATCAATGACACCATCAGAAGTGATTTCCACCGCAAGTTTCTGCATAGGTACATGAAATGA